One region of Centropristis striata isolate RG_2023a ecotype Rhode Island chromosome 3, C.striata_1.0, whole genome shotgun sequence genomic DNA includes:
- the slc2a10 gene encoding solute carrier family 2, facilitated glucose transporter member 10: MGCSILLLASVVSTLGGLVFGYELGIISGALLQLKAEFRLSCVQQEALVSSLLLGALLASIVGGWLIDHRGRRNSILLSNVLILAGSLLLLIGSYCALVVGRMTVGFAMCVSSMSCCIFVSEMVTPDRRGFLVTLYEAGITVGILAAYAMNYILSDCNRGWKWMFGLAIVPTLIQLVSIWFLPSSSKDSLSQRYCSQTERDLVSSVQEADDSEISSSVKNKKAQYNSMYLFQRKDNMRTRTVIGLGLVLFQQFTGQPTVLLYASTIFHSVGFQSSASAVLASVGLGLVKVIVTLTSMVFSDRVGRRPLLISGCSVMALCMITIGLLSGHSLMNAKRPCDSEDFNINRTELPHLIVGNQSVFNTSLDESQRLFYNNTQDEDAELDQVRQKPVDSPLASSPNSSHGSLVNWIILVCMMAVVGAYSVGFGPMTWLLLSEIFPAAIRGRAFAFTNCFNWAANLLVTFTFLNFIDAIGLSGLFLLYGMNAVAAAAFFYFMLPETKGKTLEEIDKELRLNTLYSSGECCSIIRGRNTSPQYQRVHCQVSASG; encoded by the exons ATGG GCTGCTCCATCCTCCTGTTGGCCAGTGTGGTGTCCACTCTGGGTGGCCTGGTCTTTGGTTATGAGTTGGGCATCATCTCAGGTGCTTTGCTGCAGCTGAAGGCAGAGTTCAGACTGTCATGTGTCCAGCAGGAGGCTCTGGTCAGCTCTTTGTTGCTGGGGGCTCTGCTGGCCTCCATCGTGGGAGGCTGGCTGATTGATCACCGAGGCCGCAGGAACTCCATCCTTCTCAGCAATGTCTTGATCCTGGCCGGCAGCCTGCTCCTGCTCATCGGCTCCTACTGTGCACTGGTGGTGGGCAGGATGACAGTGGGGTTTgccatgtgtgtatcctccatgTCTTGTTGTATCTTTGTATCCGAGATGGTTACCCCGGACCGCAGGGGCTTCCTGGTAACACTGTATGAAGCTGGAATCACTGTGGGCATCCTGGCAGCTTACGCCATGAACTACATCCTGTCTGACTGTAACAGAGGGTGGAAGTGGATGTTTGGACTAGCCATAGTGCCTACTTTGATTCAGCTGGTCTCTATCTGGTTTCTTCCATCCAGCTCTAAGGACTCTCTCAGTCAAAGATactgctctcaaactgaaagaGACCTTGTGAGTTCTGTCCAAGAAGCAGATGACTCAGAAATCAGCTCCAGTGTAAAAAACAAGAAGGCTCAGTACAACAGCATGTACCTTTTCCAGCGTAAAGACAACATGAGGACTCGGACTGTGATTGGCCTCGGACTGGTGCTCTTTCAGCAGTTCACAGGCCAGCCCACTGTTCTCCTCTACGCCTCCACCATCTTCCACTCGGTGGGCTTTCAGAGCAGTGCCTCCGCAGTGCTGGCGTCTGTAGGCCTGGGGTTAGTCAAAGTGATCGTGACTCTGACCTCCATGGTGTTTTCAGACAGGGTGGGCCGGAGACCTCTGCTCATCAGTGGATGCTCCGTCATGGCGCTGTGTATGATCACCATCGGACTACTCAGCGGACATTCACTGATGAATGCTAAGAGGCCTTGTGATTCTGAGGACTTCAACATTAACAGAACAGAGCTTCCTCATTTAATTGTAGGTAATCAGTCAGTTTTCAACACATCTTTAGATGAGAGCCAAAGACTCTTTTATAACAACACACAAGATGAAGATGCAGAACTTGATCAAGTTAGACAGAAACCAGTAGACTCTCCCCTGGCATCTTCTCCAAACAGCAGCCATGGCTCACTTGTGAACTGGATCATTCTTGTGTGTATGATGGCTGTTGTCGGTGCATACTCCGTTGGATTTGGACCAA TGACTTGGCTCCTCCTGAGTGAAATATTTCCAGCTGCTATCAGAGGAAGGGCATTCGCATTCACCAACTGCTTCAACTGGGCTGCAAACCTGTTGGTCACATTCACTTTCTTGAATTTTATCG ATGCCATTGGTCTATCAGGGCTGTTTCTCTTGTACGGGATGAACGCtgtcgctgctgctgctttcttcTACTTCATGCTGCCAGAGACCAAAGGGAAGACTCTGGAGGAAATAGACAAGGAGCTGCGTTTAAACAC GTTATACAGCAGCGGGGAGTGCTGTAGCATCATCAGGGGGAGAAACACTTCCCCACAGTACCAGAGAGTGCACTGCCAAGTAAGCGCCTCAGGATGA